A stretch of the Lactuca sativa cultivar Salinas chromosome 9, Lsat_Salinas_v11, whole genome shotgun sequence genome encodes the following:
- the LOC128128419 gene encoding uncharacterized protein LOC128128419, with protein MGWTWKEEHLDIILVPSGLLIMCVYHLFLFYRYLKHPETTAIGYENHNKKAWVEKMLLIDTKDRGFVVAVLNSHLSASTSLCSISLVLCSLIGALLGNSSNNFLTSTFIFGDTSKSTSSIKYIGILSCFLLAFACFVQTTRHFVHASFLISMPTGSVPVLCIQKSVIRGNNFWTVGLRALYFAITLLLWIFGPIPMFVGSVATVIVLHFLDVNKAPMIEYGSHKGSTSDHLRKIGHELASVVRPFEHNGRP; from the exons ATGGGGTGGACATGGAAGGAAGAACACTTGGATATAATCCTAGTCCCATCTGGGTTGTTGATCATGTGCGTCTATCATCTCTTTCTTTTCTATAGATATCTCAAGCATCCTGAAACCACAGCGATCGGATACGAGAATCATAACAAAAAGGCATGGGTTGAAAAAATGCTTCTG ATTGACACCAAAGATAGAGGGTTTGTAGTAGCTGTTCTTAATAGCCACTTATCTGCTTCAACTTCCTTGTGTTCCATTTCTCTAGTTCTATGTTCTCTTATCGGAGCTTTACTAGGAAACTCATCTAATAACTTTCTTACAAGCACTTTTATCTTTGGTGACACAAGTAAATCCACCAGCTCTATCAAATACATCGGCATTTTATCATGCTTCCTACTGGCGTTTGCTTGTTTTGTACAAACTACAAGACATTTTGTGCATGCTAGTTTCCTCATAAGCATGCCAACAGGTTCTGTTCCTGTTCTTTGCATCCAAAAGTCGGTGATAAGAGGAAACAATTTTTGGACAGTAGGATTGCGTGCACTCTACTTTGCAATCACTTTGCTCCTATGGATTTTTGGTCCAATTCCTATGTTTGTTGGTTCAGTAGCTACAGTCATAGTCTTGCATTTTCTAGATGTCAATAAAGCACCCATGATTGAGTATGGATCACACAAGGGTTCTACCAGTGATCATTTGCGGAAGATTGGACATGAACTAGCTTCTGTGGTTAGGCCTTTTGAACACAACGGAAGGCCATAG